The Denticeps clupeoides chromosome 4, fDenClu1.1, whole genome shotgun sequence genome segment taattaatcaattggtgttagaaatagctcgtatcaaaagctaaaaccctacttaatgatgtttaatgcattgaaatgaattagtttcactgaaagtcaagacagaaaggtccaaTTTGTCGCCTGTACAggaattgaacaaatttaccgcaaatataaaaatgtgtcatcaaatttagtggtgctgtgagatccaaatttaacatcttgtatgacttccatgagcttgaaggactgcatccctGTGGTTTTTGCAAGGATTCAttcaatttattgatgaagtcatcaggagtagcaaagaaagcagtcttgcatgcgtcccagagttcatcaatattctttggtttcgtcttccatgcttcctctttcatcctaccccacacatgctcaatgatgttcatgtctggtgccTGGAGCATCTttatcttcttcgccttgaggaactttgatgtggagatgaaaaggtatgtgatggagcaccatcctgctgcagaatttggttgggaatataaaaggtagctatgatttcttggtatttcagactattgatgttgtcttccaccctgcagatctctcaacccccccatactggatgtaaccccagaccatgatttttctgcctccaaacttcactgttttctgggtgaatctcaggctccagtaggtctcctgcaatatttgcggtgactgtggtgtaattaaacaaaagattcatctgaaaaatccaccttctgccacttttccagcatccatccctttagcaggctgtgggccttggccacacatttttttttcaattgtctttggTTTAGTGCtggaggccatttcaagacagaatccgacaaactgttgtggttgacacagggacttcaggtgaccaggtgtCATGGAAAAtaggctggccttggatttccgagccaacaaacggtcctctcgagcagttgtcttacggggtctgcctgacctgggcttgtcaaaaacgtctccagtctcttcaaatcatttttttatcctctgtacttgacactgagacacattgaaggtgtctgccacatcagcagtggttctggtcttcagcctcttgataatcaacactttagtctctgggtgaatcttaggcatgttttcAGAGGTCTAGATGCAGTtaatgtgaaggtctagtgtactgggcttctttttatacccacctgagacctaattcatcccttattagtcacaggtgaagctcatatgacaagtgacaacacttatgtctttgcaaaacttgactcaatgggctttaccaagctttgaatattagaatacttttttgacagttttgttttgcgctgaaacattattacaaaagctgttgggaataaaatgagccatttcttgtaaaaaaaaatcttgattagaaatatatttcagtagcaggtcaatttgtacacaagcgacaagacttttgtcagggactacatcattttacataaaatgaacatactGCTGCAAAAGGCTTAATGAATAGAAATGTATTAAGCCTTCTTCTCTTAAATCGCCCTGTGCATACCTGACGAAGATGTCTGCTACTGGCTGCTGTAGGTGatggggtggaggtggagggctCGCTCTGGCTATGCGGCTTCCTCCTGGAGGAGGGCGACCCATCCATACCATTGCCATTTGTTGGCGAAGGAGGGATGCCTGTCTGAAGCCTGGAACCCTGggaaaccacacacaccaggacaATCATGGCGTATGTGATTTTGACCCATCAATGATGTTACATAAAACATATGGCATAGGGCCATATACATATATGTCTTCTGGATTTATACACAATAAACAGACAAGAAgaagataactagcaagcagagGAACAACTATCTACCCACCCAGCCTTCTTTTATAAATAGGGGAGGAGTCTACAGGCATGACTGACAGTTCTCACACACCCTACGAATGATTTCTAGTCATGGCCAAAAGAGAATGACAAAAATACTGGTTGTATTTTgcagagggactttgcaattcatctgatcaatcttcataacattctggagtatatgcaaattgccataataataAAGGAAGCAGCAATAGttctgtcattctcaaaacttttggccacgaatGTAGACAATGCATCACATCATCTCCAATTTCTCTGTTCTTTTTACTGCAATTGTCCTTGTGCACAGCAGTAGATTATAAGCACTTTAATTCTGATTTAATTGTTatatgtgacattagcaaactgCACTATGCCTTATAAACCACCAGGAAAATGTGCCTCTTAGACACAAATgtgcatgcatatttatatgGATTCCCATGCACAAAATATAGAATTTGATCTTATCACATGGCTTGCATTCTATGTATTCATGTTTGATGTAATCCAACTTTTCATGGataattacatacattaaaTATGTAGATTACAATCCGTGTACCCCACCCCTAGAAACTTACCTCTTTACTCAAGTCAGCATCAAGCTTATCCCTTTCAACATcctgtggaataaaaaaaaaacccaaaaaaaacaagtctttATGATGCAAAGTAACTTTTTTTGAAGCATGAACCACTTGATGTTCTCCTCCTGTCTATAGtgatgagagtgtgtgtgttggtgtgtgtgtgtaatgtgaaaTAATCTGCTACACAGGAAGTGAGTCATGGTACTGGGGAAATATGTTTAAAACAGGAGCATCTTACACTGCGTACTGGAGCGGAGGTTCTCTCATCACCTGCTGTCCTCCTCCGAGTgtcccctctctgtctctcttccacTGGACTGTGGAGTGGGGACGCTGACTTGCTCTGAAGTGAGAAACACCCCCATTGAAAGAAGAATGACAAGATCCAGTCCTTGTTCCAAAGGCTCACCTATCCTCACAAAACTGAGGCAGAAATCTATAGAATTCACAATCTACAACATTCATCAAAAGGGTAAGTGTTTTTGTAACGTATATTAATACAAAACTTCCTATCCATCCTCCAAAATTTCTACCATGTCAGAGTTGCATTGATACAGTATACATTTTACAGATCCTAGTCTgttttgattttacatttttatagaatttctaatgaaagaaaaaataattcagATCCAAACTGGACCAATATTGTATGTTTGAAATGCCCAAGGACAGgcctaaataataataataaaaaaaagacactaaCCCTTGTAGATGTTCCatctgaaacaaacaaatatatatttgtcagAAAAAGGATGAATAAAATTTGCAGCTGCTTGTAAACACGGTATCCAGGTATGCCTTCACCTCTCAGGTCCTCAGATGGGGGGTGTGAAAGGTCATCTTTTGCAACAAAGGGCCCTGAGAAGCCAAATGCTGTGGGAAGGGCAGCTAGACCTGGACTGGTCCCCAGAGCGAACCCTGTGGCATGAGGTGTTAGTGGGAGGccaggtgcatgatgggacagGTGCTGGAGTTGCTGCTGCTAcagcacaaaaaagaaataaatgtgttaatgcTATACTCACCTAAACTTAACTCTTGTAGctctatacatacacacatacccTAGAAGAACTTTACAAAACAGAATAACAGATGCCTTTGAATACTGATACACTTGATTTGTTGTGCTGCTTGAGATCTGTTTCCACTGAACTAGACAGTGGGTAAATAATCTACTTTTTCCACACAGATTCAAATATGATTCAAATAGACAGACTTCAGTACTGGACATTTCAGAAATATCTTAAACATATTGAATAAATCCAGTATGCATCATGCagtaagcacacacacacacacacacacacacacacttaccccAATGATGGCATTGAGTTCGGCCATGCTGACGTGCTTTGAGCGCTCCACTGCCTGAGCCACCTGATGCTGGTGCTGAAGAGAGGTACAGAGAGAGGAATACTTCCAGATATATTTACAATATGTCTTCATGTATCCAACATTCAGCAATCGCGAGGAAAATCTTCCTGCATCACACACAGTAGCAGTATGTGAGTGtgaccttttgtgtgtgttatctggTTGACGGCAgattattgtgattatttataCTACTGCACAGAATATTAAATCTATAACGATTACTTCCACAATTTCTG includes the following:
- the tle2c gene encoding TLE family member 2, transcriptional corepressor c isoform X3; translated protein: MYPHGRAQAPLLPGQHMKFTVLETLDRIKEEFQLFQAQYHSLKMECEKLASEKTEMQRHSVMYYEMSYGLNIEMQKQAEIVKRLSAICSQIIPFLSQEHQHQVAQAVERSKHVSMAELNAIIGQQQLQHLSHHAPGLPLTPHATGFALGTSPGLAALPTAFGFSGPFVAKDDLSHPPSEDLRDGTSTRSKSASPLHSPVEERQRGDTRRRTAGDERTSAPVRSDVERDKLDADLSKEGSRLQTGIPPSPTNGNGMDGSPSSRRKPHSQSEPSTSTPSPTAASSRHLRQVTTRSPSPSSGVSVTPGSPPPVPPPHQSSRPERTPPPASL
- the tle2c gene encoding TLE family member 2, transcriptional corepressor c isoform X2; the protein is MYPHGRAQAPLLPGQHMKFTVLETLDRIKEEFQLFQAQYHRYDGASLKMECEKLASEKTEMQRHSVMYYEMSYGLNIEMQKQAEIVKRLSAICSQIIPFLSQEHQHQVAQAVERSKHVSMAELNAIIGQQLQHLSHHAPGLPLTPHATGFALGTSPGLAALPTAFGFSGPFVAKDDLSHPPSEDLRDGTSTRSKSASPLHSPVEERQRGDTRRRTAGDERTSAPVRSDVERDKLDADLSKEGSRLQTGIPPSPTNGNGMDGSPSSRRKPHSQSEPSTSTPSPTAASSRHLRQVTTRSPSPSSGVSVTPGSPPPVPPPHQSSRPERTPPPASL
- the tle2c gene encoding TLE family member 2, transcriptional corepressor c isoform X1; amino-acid sequence: MYPHGRAQAPLLPGQHMKFTVLETLDRIKEEFQLFQAQYHRYDGASLKMECEKLASEKTEMQRHSVMYYEMSYGLNIEMQKQAEIVKRLSAICSQIIPFLSQEHQHQVAQAVERSKHVSMAELNAIIGQQQLQHLSHHAPGLPLTPHATGFALGTSPGLAALPTAFGFSGPFVAKDDLSHPPSEDLRDGTSTRSKSASPLHSPVEERQRGDTRRRTAGDERTSAPVRSDVERDKLDADLSKEGSRLQTGIPPSPTNGNGMDGSPSSRRKPHSQSEPSTSTPSPTAASSRHLRQVTTRSPSPSSGVSVTPGSPPPVPPPHQSSRPERTPPPASL